The following are encoded together in the Chlorocebus sabaeus isolate Y175 chromosome 20, mChlSab1.0.hap1, whole genome shotgun sequence genome:
- the REG4 gene encoding regenerating islet-derived protein 4, whose amino-acid sequence MASRSMRLLLLLNCLAKVGVMGDIIRRPSCAPGWFYHKPNCYGYFRKLRNWSDAELECQSYENGAHLASILNVKEASTIAEYISGYQRSQPVWIGLHDPQKRQRWQWIDGAMYLYRSWSGKSVGGNKHCTEMSSNNNFLTWSSNECNKRQHFLCKYRP is encoded by the exons atggCTTCCAGAAGCATGCGGTTGCTCCTATTGCTGAACTGCCTGGCCAAAGTAGGAGTCATGGGTG ATATCATCAGGAGACCCAGCTGTGCTCCTGGATGGTTTTACCACAAGCCCAATTGCTATGGTtacttcaggaagctgaggaactGGTCTGATGCTGAG CTCGAGTGTCAGTCTTACGAAAACGGAGCCCACCTGGCGTCTATCCTGAATGTAAAGGAAGCCAGCACCATAGCAGAGTACATAAGTGGCTATCAGAGAAGCCAGCCCGTATGGATTGGCCTGCACGACCCACAGAAG AGGCAGCGGTGGCAGTGGATTGATGGGGCCATGTATCTGTACAGATCCTGGTCCGGCAAGTCCGTGGGTGGGAACAAGCACTGTACTGAGATGAGCTCCAATAACA aCTTTTTAACTTGGAGCAGCAATGAATGCAACAAGCGCCAACACTTCCTGTGCAAGTACCGACCATAG